A single Tenacibaculum sp. Bg11-29 DNA region contains:
- a CDS encoding amidohydrolase yields the protein MSHTHNHPEGLHCSCCNPMWKSLLPNIELEEGKNNEDAEHSETLIFRTGSNPAEKDDKRVGYIQTMAGGKDVMVEAVGIQDGHIIVTGSHEYVKANMPVDTTEQIIYGRQTLLPGFIEPHIHILPSAVFNMATDVGPFIGQYLRTNIALTEEKKYSKNWVIRTLRDLSLAESASKKEKETTWIFGRNVDPSLLIDESKEFNAEVLDKISDVQPVFLMNSSVHLAYVNTAAIKLAKNENIILPASGVLKEIAEMQLVLPLIIKSIDPIALKKRLSTEVDTIFTEASQRGVTYVFDAAVEPFSKDSPLNQPDYLEAKANNDCPVRIGGALVAVTLNDFNSKIEGRYHPNQGDDKFNLAYIKVISDGSNQGMTGYQYTPYDCDENYNLYGSDNAKNIAEQTNEGIFNYGYPLEFDTMISKAVDNDWPIMVHANGDHALDRTIKAFKLSGINKSTIEARRDRIEHASLLSDQNMTDMQKLGISPSFLIGHVGYWGWVFQQTILGQERSNHLDRCHSAIHDYNMRITLHSDYSVTPLGPLRMMEQSITRIMEGAPKELNIQVLNKAERITRFQALKAMTYDAAWQCHANQWVGSLEVGKCADFVLLEENPLTYSCEEGVYSAKGMRNIPVLETWKGGIKRYSTADEIKALLLQNPSLRARTKEGVI from the coding sequence ATGAGTCATACACACAATCACCCAGAAGGATTACACTGTTCGTGCTGCAATCCCATGTGGAAGTCATTACTTCCTAATATTGAATTAGAAGAGGGAAAGAATAATGAAGACGCTGAACACTCGGAAACACTCATCTTTCGCACGGGTAGTAATCCTGCGGAGAAAGACGATAAAAGAGTCGGCTACATTCAAACCATGGCTGGCGGTAAGGATGTCATGGTAGAAGCTGTTGGTATTCAGGATGGTCATATTATTGTGACAGGTTCGCATGAATATGTAAAGGCCAATATGCCAGTAGATACCACTGAGCAAATTATATATGGCAGGCAAACACTTCTACCAGGATTTATTGAACCACATATACATATTTTACCAAGTGCCGTTTTCAATATGGCTACAGATGTAGGTCCTTTTATAGGACAATACTTAAGAACTAATATAGCGCTTACAGAAGAAAAAAAATACAGTAAAAATTGGGTGATAAGAACGCTACGAGATCTATCATTAGCTGAATCAGCATCGAAGAAAGAAAAAGAAACAACTTGGATTTTTGGTAGAAATGTAGACCCTTCTTTACTTATTGATGAAAGTAAAGAATTTAACGCCGAAGTACTGGATAAAATATCAGATGTTCAACCTGTTTTTTTAATGAACTCATCTGTACATTTGGCCTATGTGAATACTGCAGCTATTAAGTTGGCAAAAAATGAAAATATAATACTGCCTGCCAGTGGTGTTTTGAAAGAGATTGCTGAGATGCAACTTGTTTTACCGCTTATCATTAAAAGCATAGACCCTATTGCCCTTAAAAAAAGACTTTCTACTGAAGTGGATACTATTTTCACAGAAGCTAGTCAGAGAGGAGTCACTTATGTTTTTGATGCTGCAGTGGAACCTTTCTCTAAAGATTCTCCATTAAATCAGCCTGACTACCTCGAAGCAAAGGCTAATAACGATTGTCCTGTACGAATAGGTGGTGCCTTAGTTGCTGTTACATTAAATGATTTCAATAGTAAAATAGAAGGTCGATACCATCCAAACCAAGGGGATGACAAGTTCAACCTAGCGTACATAAAAGTAATCTCCGATGGTTCCAATCAAGGAATGACAGGTTATCAATATACACCTTACGATTGTGATGAAAATTACAATCTTTATGGTAGTGACAATGCTAAAAACATTGCAGAACAAACCAATGAAGGCATCTTTAACTATGGGTATCCTTTAGAGTTCGATACTATGATTAGCAAAGCTGTTGATAATGATTGGCCCATAATGGTACATGCCAATGGTGATCATGCCTTAGACCGTACAATCAAGGCATTCAAATTATCTGGTATTAATAAATCAACTATAGAAGCCCGAAGAGACAGAATAGAACACGCCTCTTTATTATCTGATCAAAATATGACAGATATGCAAAAATTAGGAATATCACCAAGCTTTCTAATTGGTCATGTGGGTTACTGGGGATGGGTATTTCAACAGACTATATTAGGCCAAGAAAGAAGTAATCATTTAGACAGATGTCACTCAGCCATTCATGACTATAACATGAGAATAACGCTTCATAGTGACTATAGTGTTACTCCATTAGGTCCGTTACGTATGATGGAACAATCTATTACTCGAATAATGGAAGGTGCTCCTAAAGAATTAAATATTCAAGTATTGAATAAAGCAGAACGTATTACTAGGTTTCAAGCACTTAAGGCAATGACGTATGATGCTGCCTGGCAATGTCATGCCAACCAATGGGTTGGATCTCTGGAAGTTGGTAAATGTGCTGACTTTGTCTTATTAGAAGAGAACCCACTTACTTATAGCTGTGAAGAAGGAGTTTATTCCGCTAAAGGGATGCGAAACATTCCTGTATTAGAAACCTGGAAAGGAGGAATAAAGAGATATAGTACTGCTGATGAAATTAAAGCACTATTGCTTCAAAACCCCTCATTGAGAGCTAGGACGAAAGAAGGAGTTATATAG